The segment GAATCTCCTCTAAATCAAAGTCTTCCAATCCGACATCAAGACAAAATTCTATTTTTCTCTTCAAGTCGGGCAATTCTCTGCACAAATGCAGCACCTCTGTATCGAGCAACTCCCCTGTCCGTGCTGAGATGTCAAGAAAATCCAGTGCCAGTGCATTGGTCAGGGTGATTTTTCCTCTCATGTCCATGGCGATGATTCCATAAGGAACCCCCTCCATGATCGAAAGCAACAAACCCTGTTTTTCTTCCATTCCTTTATTCAAACTCATGTTTCTTCACCTGACCAAAGGCAGGTACTGCGACGACCAACCTTCCCTGCAAGTTAATGCGCCTCCGACAATTGATTAGCATCGGGAGTCAAATCGATTGAATCAATTTATGAGACATTCTAATTTTTTATTAAGACAGCTGTGCAATTTTGGTCACCTCTATTTATTATCGCAAGATCTTCAGCAAAATCATCCTAATGGAACTCTATAACATCGAAAACAACCAAGAATACCTCAACCTCCAAGTTGAATTGATCGCCATGCAGCGCTGGGTTCAAGACACGGGTCAGCGTGTAGCCATTTTGTTTGAGGGCAGAGACACTGCGGGCAAAGGGGGCGCCATCATGAGGTTTGTACGGTACTTGAATCCGCGAGGGTACAGAATCGTCGCATTGCCCAAACCGACCGAAATGGAAAAAGGGCAGTGGTATTTTCAGCGCTACATACAACAACTACCCAATAGAGGTGAAATCGTACTCTTTGACCGCAGCTGGTACAACCGTGCGGTGGTAGAGCCAGTGATGAATTTTTGCTCCAGCGAACAATACGAAGTATTCATGAAAAATGTGGTCACCGTTGAGAAAATGCTGGTAGAAGATGGGATTCACATCTTCAAACTGTGGTTCTCCATCGACGAACAAGAACAGAAGAAGCGACTGGAAGAGCGCATCACCGATCCCCTCAAAAAATGGAAATTGAGTACGGTAGACATGGAGGCACAGCTCAAATGGAATACCTACACCCATTACAAAATGGAGATGTTTGCGCAGACTAGCTGGCAAGGTGCTCCATGGATCATCCTAAAAGGAAATGACAAAGAAAATGCTCGACTGGAAGGAATCAGACATGTATTGACCTCTCTCAACTATCCTGACAAGGGTCAAACTGGGGAGCGCTTGTCTCCTGACGGAAACATCGTCACGCATGCAGAAATTCGCAGAGATTAATCTCTGGTGGCATTGGCTCTCCTTTTTTCTCTGACCTTTTTCAAAACCCACAGAGCGAAGTAATAACTCAATACCGAAAAAGGGATTGATACGATTAGGTTTCCGATCAAAAATCGTCTGGTGTACTGTAGTGCTTCATTCCAAAATTCGATTTGGAATAACACCACTGGCATCTCTCCAAAAATAACATCTCCGATCAGCAGACTGAGCCAATAGAAAGGAATCACTGTCCAGATATTCCAGATTGCCATCGCTATAAACACCATGGCTTTGTTGATCCGCTTGAATACCAACACCAGCAACAATCCAATAAAAAAGCTAAATCCTGGCGTGGGCAATATGGACACAAAGGTCCCCAACGCATAGCCCATGGCTAAGGAGTGGTCCGAGTTTTTGGACTGCAATACTTCTACAAAATGTCGCTTGATTTTGAAGCGAAACCGATCCCAATACTTTGCCACTACAGTTGGTTACTAATACGACTTTGTGATTATTAGACGAATCTAATCCTGTTTGGTCACTAACCAAAGATTCCCCTGTGACCAAACCATGAAGTTTCGTCTAAAAAGCGGGAATCTATCTTGCTCAGCAGAGGTTTCATACCGTACCACTTGAAGTGAATGATTATGTCTACGTTTAAAAAAATATTGGTGCCCTTTGATGACAACATCAAGTCTATCGAGGCATTGGGCTATGCAGCCATGTTTGCCACAGGCATTGGTGCCAAAATCATCGCTTTGCATATCGCAGACCCCAAGCACTACCACAGCAAAAAAGAGTTCAGAAAAGAACTCAACAGCATCGTGCATGATCAATTGCTACCCAAGCTCAATGAAATCCACAAAATCTACCCAGATATCCGAAAAATTGACCTTCAAATCCTGGGACAAGAGAAGTCCTTGCCTCAGCACATCGTAGATTTTGCGGCACAAAACGACATTGATTTCATCATCCTCAGGAGCCACGGTGACCCTGACCAAAACGACTGGGAGCTACACTTCAAAAAAACCAACGCCTACAAAGTGGTACTGGAGGCTTCATGTCCAGTCGTCACCTTCACCAACTTTCCTCAAAAAATGCAAATGAAAAACATCCTCGTGGCGATGGATATTGGAGAGGATAGTTCGTACAAGGTTCCACTTGCGACTGCCCTTGCGCAGCAATTTGGCAGCACCTTGCATCTGCTCTCAGCATCCGAACACTACGATGATTTGGACGGGCTGGATGAACAGCTGAATGAGCTATCCCTAGGATTGAAAAACAAAGGCATAGATGTCATCAAAAACGAGGTAGAAAACTGTACTCTCCCTGCCGCCATCTTAAAACACACCCAAAACGAAAATTTTGATCTCGTGATGATCATGAGTAGGCCCAGATTCAGGTGGTCAGACTTGTGGATATCACCCAAAGCCAAACGCATCATTTCGCATTCCCACGTGCCTGTCCTGAGTATTCGATCAAACAGCCCAGGTGAGATAGGACTGTAGAGCATCGACTGCCCGCGATTAACAACTGAGCATAAAATGTGACCAAAACAACACCCTTCGTCTGAAGAGTATAACAATTTTTAAAAATGAAAAAATCGATTGCATACATGCCTTTGTCTTTGGCATTTTCTTTAGTAATCCTAGTTGGATGTGGAAGTAAAAATGAGACAACTACCGATCCAGTTGTGGCTGAGTTTTTGGAGCCAGACTCCTATTTTGAGAAAGCCATCGTCTCCTTTGATCAAGGTGATTCTCTGCTTGCCGTAGCGCAGATCGACTCAGCCATTGCCTTCATTGCATCTGTAGAGGTGAAAAGCGACACAGTACATACTGACATCATCGAATTCTCCATCTCTGATTTGACAGGTCTCTCTCAAAGAATCATCAGCGGAACGATCACCTCATCGGATCAGATGAAGGACACATTCTCTGATATCGACAGGTCGTTGGGTATGTACCACTTGCACGTGATCGAGGCTTGGATCTTGAACGAAACCAACGATCAAGAGAGTATAGAAAGGATGCATAGAGCACTCACTCGCACCTCCTATGCACTCGCTCATGCGGACTTGCGTCTGACAGACGACGAGTTACAAGAATTGAGCAAGGCGAAAGCTGACGTTCAAGCAGCTGAAAAAGCAACCTTGCCACTGTGGAAAAGAATCAAAGCAACGATCGAAGTATTCAACCAGCGAATGGACGACAATTCCAATTCATTGGACGGTACACTATAAGAACTTGGGTGGTTTAGGTAAATGAAGAAAGCCTCTCGATTGGGAGGCTTTCCTGTTTTTTACGAGGGCTGCCTTTATCGACCTAGCAGAGCATACCCAATAGATACCTGAAACATGGCGTTTTTCATTGATTCCACACCGCTGGCAGAATTATCATCCATCATCTCTGTAAAGCCTTTGACATACCTCACATTGACATTTAGGTTGAATGGCAAATCTACTCCTGCACCTGCCGCAATCGAGAAATCCCCCGACTTGGTATCATTCTTCAAATCTTCTACCGATCCATTGGCATCCAATTCATTTTTGATCACAAAGCCAAACTGAGGACCTACGTGCACATTGAACATTTTCAAGAAATTGAACCTCAACAATACTGGCACTTGAAGGTAATTGGAATTTATTGCGCCTTTGGCTCCATTGACATCAATATCTGCACCTTGCACAGAGTAGTATGCCTCAGGCTGCAATGCCAATGGTCCCAATGCGATCACGGCATAAGCACCAAAGTGATAACCTGTACGGGTGTCAGCAACATCTTTGACCGAACCTCCATTGCTCGCTGCATCTATAGAAGCTGAGTTGAAATTCAATCCTGCTTTGACGCCCAATTCGATTTGTGCTGAAGCATCTACAGATACCAAGGTGAGTATCATACATGCTGCCATGCAACCTAGTCTTATTCTGTTTTTCATGTCTATGATTTTTAAATGGATAATACTTTTTGGACGATCAATCGCCCAACCAATATTACTAAAATCATCTACATTTATTGTGCAGAGCCTCTCAATAAATATCAAATCCTATGGACAATTGGAATTGGCTACTGTGCAATGCAGCGTCATCAATCGGATGTAAATACCTGAAAGACAAATCAAAACCACTGGGCAAACACATCCCTACACCCACCAATCCAGCAAAAGTATATGGATTATCAATAGGCAGTTTTTCTTTGCTGCTATTCATCACTGAGAGCATCCTATTGCCCTGGGCACCTGCCTGCACATAAAACGGTTTGAGAGGGTAGTATTTGACCAAGACTGGTACCTGTATCTCAGTCAACTGACATTTCTCTTCCAGATGCGTTTGAGCTTGGAGAGCGTAGAGTCCCTCCAGTTGCATGCTGACTTTTTTGGTCAGGTCATACTTGGCAAAAACTCCCACATGGTAATTGTGAGAAATATCACTCAAGTTCAAATTAAACTCTTGGAGGTTGATTCCTCCTTTCACCCCTACATTTGACTTTTGCGCATACAGCTCAGCAGCTAGTAGCAAAAGTACCACGATCACAATCCCCCCCTTTATCATCAAATCAACTTTCCAGTTCTAATATTCACTTTCCTATCCGCTGATTTACAAATAGGATGCCATAAATATTATTGAACAGGACAGGATGCTAAAACCTCCTCGATATCACCAGAGAACCGTATTTGTGAAACCTCCCACCTTGAACCTCTCTGCTCATGTAAGACCAGAGTGCCTGAAAATCCATTCGATCTGTACTCATCATCACCCCAACCCCTTGCATGATGACCCAAGGAACGGACTCTTTGACGAAAGGAGAAGGAGTGCCCAACCAATTGCCTTCAATAGTGACATTGTGAAAGACACTTTTTAGATTGGTCTTGCTGACGAAAAAAATCTCTTTGTAATGTTTTGACCCAGTGGGTCTAGTCCCCAACCTACTGTTTGTGATAGTACTTTGGTAGATAGGCAGACACCTGCCCAGTCTTATGGTCAGTCCCAATGAGGAGTAGTTTTGAACCGTACCCAGTCGTAGATCCATCCCTCCAATCACAGAAAAGTGTTCAGACGCCACCAATTCCTTGGCAATGGAAGAATACAAATGCGCATATGGCGTATTGTTGATCTGATAATCGTCCCAGCCTCTGGGTCTCACCCATCCAAATAGATTGTGTAGATAAGTCTGGATTCTGTCAAGATGTGTACCAGATCCCAACCAGCCCAGATCCAGCCCCAAAGTCAGGGAATTGTTCTTCCAAAAACTGGTATATCCACCCGTCAAATACGATACTCCTGCATAGGGTCGATCAATTTGTAGAACTGTATCTCCCTTGAGGTTGTATGGATTGTAAATTTTAGAGACAAGTGAGAAATCAATGAGCGATAAGTGGTGATCTTTTAGGTCCAAAAGATTGGACCAATGAGAAGTTGATCGGGGCAATCTACGGTAGTCAATGAAGAGACCATTGGTATAGTAGCGATCTCCAGCATCAAAAAACAAGAGGTCATTGTCAAACTGAAAAGCTACCTCATGACGCTGCAAGGAATCACTCTGTCCAAAAACTTCATTAAATACGATGAGGATGAAAAAAAGAAAATAGTACTTCAAGGCAATTCCAAATCAGCTAAAAATATAGGTAGCAAGTTTCGTAAATATAAATTCAAAACTGTAGTAAAATTGCATCAATGAAACTGGATTTCATCAAAAAGCTAAAAGAGAGAGAAGATAATGGCAACCTACGCCGGCTCAGCTACTCTACCCTGCCTCTCATTGATTTCGTATCAAACGACTACCTGAGTCTCAGCAGATCTGAAGACCTCTTCCAGCAAATCAACAGCTACTCCTATCAAAATATCATCCACAAAAATGGTTCGGCTGGTTCACGCTTACTAGCTGGCAATTCACAACCTATTGAGGAACTGGAAAATAAGCTAGCGGGAATTTTCAAAGCGGAAGCTGCACTGCTTTTCAACTCAGGCTATGTGGCCAATCTCGCACTCATCTCTAGCCTCCCTCAGCGCAGTGATACCATCATCTATGACAGTCTATCCCATGTCTGCATCAAAGAAGGCGCACAATTGAGCCCTGCCAAAAGCTTTTCTTTTCGACACAATGACGCTACAGATCTGGAGAGAAAACTCAAAAATGCGCAGGGTCAAAAATTTGTCGTGATCGAATCCATCTACTCGATGGACGGAGATCAAGCTTGCTTCGAAGAGATCATAAGTGTAGCCCAGAAGTACGAGGCACAATTGCTAGTGGACGAAGCACATGGCACTGGACTGTTTGGTTCGGGAGGAAATGGATTGGTCTGTGCATTAGGGATCGAACAAAAATTCCTTGCCCGAGTTTATACTTTTGGCAAGGCTATGGGCGTACACGGTGCCTGTATCGTAGGATCACAAGATTTGATCGATTACCTCACCAATTTTGCTCGCTCATTTATTTATACAACCGCACTGCCTATTCACAGCATCTTTTCCATTGATGCAGCATTTGACTATCTCTCACAAAACATCCATTTGCAAAGCGATAGTCAGGAAATTATTCAGTTTTTCAACCAATACTACTTGGATAAAATCGGTCAAAACGACGATTGCTACAAACTACAAAGTCAAACGCCCATACAGCCCATTGTCATCCCAGGCAATCAAAAAGTCAAAAACATCTCCATGCTCCTACAGCAGTCCGGGTTTGATGTCCGAGCCATTTTGTCCCCTACTGTAGCAGCAGGTACCGAACGTCTGCGTGTTTGCATCCATACCCATAATTCAAAGACAGAAATCAAAAACTTGATCGATTGTCTATCTTCGCAACTATGAATCAATCCAAGAGATACTTCGTCACAGGAATAGATACCGACTCTGGCAAAACAGTCATCAGTGCCATCTTGACCCAAAAACTGAAAGCTGACTATTGGAAACCCGTACAAGCGGGACAACCGACAGACAGTGACAGCATCCGTACACTGATCTCTCCTGATCTCACCATCCATCCAGAAGGTGCACTGCTCAATCTACCCATGTCACCACACGCAGCAGCAAAGGCCGAAAACATCTATCTAACCAGGGCACAGTTTGCCGTACCTCACTCGGATCGCACGATGGTTATAGAGGGTGCTGGCGGCATCATGGTTCCTATCAACGACCAAGATTTGGTGATTGATCTGGCTATGGATTTTGATGCTGAGGTGATTTTGGTTTCTAGAAACTACCTCGGCAGTATCAACCATACCTTGCTATCCATTGCTTATTTGCGTTCACGGAATTTCAAAATTGCCGGTATCATTTTCAATGACGAGACCAATACTGAATCAGAACGTTTCATTTTGAACTACAGTCAATTGCCCTGCTTGGGCAGAATCCCACGTTTGGATCAAATCACCCCACAATTAATCGATCAACTCGGAGACCACATCACACTACCATGACTACTGCAGAACTCCATCAAAAAGACAAAGAACTCATTTGGCATCCCTTCGCTCCCCTCATCAGTCCCTTTGAGTATATCCCCTTGGCATCCGCCAAAGGTATGTATCTGTACACGACCGATGGAGAAAAAATCATCGACACAGTATCCTCCTGGTGGGTCAACATACACGGTCACTCCGATGAAAGACTAGCCAAAGCACTCTACGATCAGGCATTAAAGATGGAGCATGCCATCTTTGCAGGATTTACTCACGAACCCGCCGTGCGCCTGGCTGAGAATCTGATGACGGTGCTTCCTGACAGTTTCTCCAAAGTTTTCTTCTCTGACAATGGCAGCACTGCCATCGAGGTAGCTTTGAAGATGGCTTTTCAATACTGGCACAACCTAGGAGAAAAGAAGAAGACAAAAGTAATAGCGATCGATGGAGCCTACCACGGAGATACCTTTGGCGCCATGTCTGTGGGCGAACGTGGCGGGTTTACCGCACCCTTCTTTCCTTTCTTATTCGATGTAGACTTCATTGATTTTCCGACTCAAGACAATATCGAAGAGGTCATGCAGCGTTTCGAAGCATTGGTATCGGATGAGCAGTGCAGCACATTCATATTCGAACCCTTGGTGCAAGGTGCTGGAGGCATGCGCATGTACTCTCCTGCAATACTGGATCAACTCATCGAAATCGCACAACGTCATGGAGTGATTTGCATAGCGGATGAGGTAATGACAGGATTTGGCCGAACAGGTAAAAATCTAGCTACAGATCACGTCACCCACAAACCTGACCTAATCTGCCTATCCAAAGGCATCACTGGTGGTACCATGCCACTAGGAATCACCGCCTGCAATCAGAAGATTGAAGAAGCCTTTCTGAGCGACTCCTATGCTAAGGCACTGCTGCATGGCCACTCTTACACGGGCAATCCACTGGCTTGTGCTGTAGCCAATGCCAGCTTTGAAATCTTCACCAGTCAAGTGTGTAGAGACAACATCGCGAGAGTAACAGGTAAACATAAAAGCTTTGCAGAAAAACTAAAAGAAAATCCAAATGTGGAGAACGTCCGAACGCAAGGGACTATTGTAGCATTTGATCTCAAAGGGTTCGGGGAAACCAGCTACGAAAGTGAGGCTCGGAAGAAAATTTACCCCTACTTTTTAGAAAAAGGGATTCTAATCCGTCCATTGGGTAATGTGATCTACTTGATGCCCCCCTACATCATCAGTGATGAAGAATTGGATATAGTTTATCAAGAATTACTCAACTTTTTGAATCAATTGCATCAAAAATGAGTCGATGGTCAATCAGGAAAATTCAAGTCCATACCTTACTGAGCTTACTCAGTGTAGCAAGTATATTGGCTTACGCATCCGTATTGATCCCTCCGCAATTTTTTTGGTTGATCCCCTTGATGAGTTATGGCATTCCTGTGTTGATCGCTATCAATTTCATCCTTGTAATCCCTCTGCTATTTACCAAACGTAAAAGGGTACTTTATCCATTGGCATGTTTGATTTTGGGCTTGCCTTTCATCTTGGATACTTATCGTTTCTCCCATCAGGAAAGTACTCTGGCTTATGATTTTTCGGTCCTGAGTTACAATGTCAAATTGTTTAGAGAGTACAAGGTCTACAACAAATTCTCTAAGGAATTAATCGAAACAGCCGTCAAAGACACCTCAGATTTCAAATGCTTTCAAGAGTTTAGTTACAACAATCGCTGGTCCGCACTAGATGTCCCTCAAAAAATGAAGGAAGAAGGCTACTATGCCTATATCTATACTCCAGAAATGCGGGATGCAGACCACAACCCTGGCATGGCTCTATTCTCCAAACACAAAATCATAGACAAGGGAATGGTTTGGGAAAACCCATACTCAATCAATGGGGTAATGTAT is part of the Reichenbachiella agarivorans genome and harbors:
- a CDS encoding lipid A deacylase LpxR family protein, which produces MKYYFLFFILIVFNEVFGQSDSLQRHEVAFQFDNDLLFFDAGDRYYTNGLFIDYRRLPRSTSHWSNLLDLKDHHLSLIDFSLVSKIYNPYNLKGDTVLQIDRPYAGVSYLTGGYTSFWKNNSLTLGLDLGWLGSGTHLDRIQTYLHNLFGWVRPRGWDDYQINNTPYAHLYSSIAKELVASEHFSVIGGMDLRLGTVQNYSSLGLTIRLGRCLPIYQSTITNSRLGTRPTGSKHYKEIFFVSKTNLKSVFHNVTIEGNWLGTPSPFVKESVPWVIMQGVGVMMSTDRMDFQALWSYMSREVQGGRFHKYGSLVISRRF
- a CDS encoding universal stress protein, whose protein sequence is MSTFKKILVPFDDNIKSIEALGYAAMFATGIGAKIIALHIADPKHYHSKKEFRKELNSIVHDQLLPKLNEIHKIYPDIRKIDLQILGQEKSLPQHIVDFAAQNDIDFIILRSHGDPDQNDWELHFKKTNAYKVVLEASCPVVTFTNFPQKMQMKNILVAMDIGEDSSYKVPLATALAQQFGSTLHLLSASEHYDDLDGLDEQLNELSLGLKNKGIDVIKNEVENCTLPAAILKHTQNENFDLVMIMSRPRFRWSDLWISPKAKRIISHSHVPVLSIRSNSPGEIGL
- a CDS encoding PorT family protein, with product MIKGGIVIVVLLLLAAELYAQKSNVGVKGGINLQEFNLNLSDISHNYHVGVFAKYDLTKKVSMQLEGLYALQAQTHLEEKCQLTEIQVPVLVKYYPLKPFYVQAGAQGNRMLSVMNSSKEKLPIDNPYTFAGLVGVGMCLPSGFDLSFRYLHPIDDAALHSSQFQLSIGFDIY
- a CDS encoding DUF2062 domain-containing protein; protein product: MAKYWDRFRFKIKRHFVEVLQSKNSDHSLAMGYALGTFVSILPTPGFSFFIGLLLVLVFKRINKAMVFIAMAIWNIWTVIPFYWLSLLIGDVIFGEMPVVLFQIEFWNEALQYTRRFLIGNLIVSIPFSVLSYYFALWVLKKVREKRRANATRD
- a CDS encoding porin family protein; translation: MKNRIRLGCMAACMILTLVSVDASAQIELGVKAGLNFNSASIDAASNGGSVKDVADTRTGYHFGAYAVIALGPLALQPEAYYSVQGADIDVNGAKGAINSNYLQVPVLLRFNFLKMFNVHVGPQFGFVIKNELDANGSVEDLKNDTKSGDFSIAAGAGVDLPFNLNVNVRYVKGFTEMMDDNSASGVESMKNAMFQVSIGYALLGR
- the bioD gene encoding dethiobiotin synthase — its product is MNQSKRYFVTGIDTDSGKTVISAILTQKLKADYWKPVQAGQPTDSDSIRTLISPDLTIHPEGALLNLPMSPHAAAKAENIYLTRAQFAVPHSDRTMVIEGAGGIMVPINDQDLVIDLAMDFDAEVILVSRNYLGSINHTLLSIAYLRSRNFKIAGIIFNDETNTESERFILNYSQLPCLGRIPRLDQITPQLIDQLGDHITLP
- the bioA gene encoding adenosylmethionine--8-amino-7-oxononanoate transaminase, translated to MTTAELHQKDKELIWHPFAPLISPFEYIPLASAKGMYLYTTDGEKIIDTVSSWWVNIHGHSDERLAKALYDQALKMEHAIFAGFTHEPAVRLAENLMTVLPDSFSKVFFSDNGSTAIEVALKMAFQYWHNLGEKKKTKVIAIDGAYHGDTFGAMSVGERGGFTAPFFPFLFDVDFIDFPTQDNIEEVMQRFEALVSDEQCSTFIFEPLVQGAGGMRMYSPAILDQLIEIAQRHGVICIADEVMTGFGRTGKNLATDHVTHKPDLICLSKGITGGTMPLGITACNQKIEEAFLSDSYAKALLHGHSYTGNPLACAVANASFEIFTSQVCRDNIARVTGKHKSFAEKLKENPNVENVRTQGTIVAFDLKGFGETSYESEARKKIYPYFLEKGILIRPLGNVIYLMPPYIISDEELDIVYQELLNFLNQLHQK
- the ppk2 gene encoding polyphosphate kinase 2 translates to MELYNIENNQEYLNLQVELIAMQRWVQDTGQRVAILFEGRDTAGKGGAIMRFVRYLNPRGYRIVALPKPTEMEKGQWYFQRYIQQLPNRGEIVLFDRSWYNRAVVEPVMNFCSSEQYEVFMKNVVTVEKMLVEDGIHIFKLWFSIDEQEQKKRLEERITDPLKKWKLSTVDMEAQLKWNTYTHYKMEMFAQTSWQGAPWIILKGNDKENARLEGIRHVLTSLNYPDKGQTGERLSPDGNIVTHAEIRRD
- a CDS encoding aminotransferase class I/II-fold pyridoxal phosphate-dependent enzyme; this translates as MKLDFIKKLKEREDNGNLRRLSYSTLPLIDFVSNDYLSLSRSEDLFQQINSYSYQNIIHKNGSAGSRLLAGNSQPIEELENKLAGIFKAEAALLFNSGYVANLALISSLPQRSDTIIYDSLSHVCIKEGAQLSPAKSFSFRHNDATDLERKLKNAQGQKFVVIESIYSMDGDQACFEEIISVAQKYEAQLLVDEAHGTGLFGSGGNGLVCALGIEQKFLARVYTFGKAMGVHGACIVGSQDLIDYLTNFARSFIYTTALPIHSIFSIDAAFDYLSQNIHLQSDSQEIIQFFNQYYLDKIGQNDDCYKLQSQTPIQPIVIPGNQKVKNISMLLQQSGFDVRAILSPTVAAGTERLRVCIHTHNSKTEIKNLIDCLSSQL
- a CDS encoding endonuclease/exonuclease/phosphatase family protein; the encoded protein is MSRWSIRKIQVHTLLSLLSVASILAYASVLIPPQFFWLIPLMSYGIPVLIAINFILVIPLLFTKRKRVLYPLACLILGLPFILDTYRFSHQESTLAYDFSVLSYNVKLFREYKVYNKFSKELIETAVKDTSDFKCFQEFSYNNRWSALDVPQKMKEEGYYAYIYTPEMRDADHNPGMALFSKHKIIDKGMVWENPYSINGVMYIDVKMDQDTIRLYNVHLASMELQLGQYKQSDHYLTKIKDLFQRLKNGAINRSNQIEQLILHTQNCPYPYLIAGDFNDTPYSYNYHTLSRYYSNVFEKVGQGFGFSFNSTLFFLRIDHHFTNPEIEPVSFEVDRSIKTSDHFPTRGLYRINH